In Spirobacillus cienkowskii, a genomic segment contains:
- the serS gene encoding serine--tRNA ligase, translating into MLDPKFVRDNLETITIAAKNKRFDFDPHLFSKLYEKRAQCIKETEELRNKRNEGSDAVKKAKTKEERDALVKQMREMTPLIEQAEKQLKEIEKDFDSLMLTIPSIPSEDTPIGASDADNVEIKKVGEPPHFNFTPLDHIELSKKLGLIDFEKGANIAGSRSYFLIGAGAELERAVHSLALDLLKSRGYKQMSVPVLVRTSAMEGTGYLPGGADQAYYIEKDDMWLVGTSEVPLASYHQNDILDKNQLPIKLCAWSSCFRREAGAAGKDTKGLYRVHQFQKIEQVVICEPNIEKSDLLHAELLKNAEDLLQLLELPYRVVKVCTGDLGQGQVKKHDIETWMPGRNNYGETHSCSSFYDYQARRLKIRSRDDKGKTQFCFTLNNTAIATPRVLIPLLENHQTHDGFIKIPKALQKYMNGQEFIKMDQ; encoded by the coding sequence ATGCTTGACCCAAAATTTGTTCGAGACAATTTAGAAACCATCACTATTGCAGCTAAAAACAAACGTTTTGATTTTGATCCGCACTTATTTTCTAAGCTCTATGAAAAAAGAGCCCAATGTATAAAAGAAACAGAAGAGCTTAGAAATAAAAGAAACGAAGGATCTGATGCAGTAAAAAAAGCAAAAACTAAAGAAGAAAGAGATGCTCTTGTTAAACAGATGCGAGAGATGACTCCATTGATCGAGCAAGCAGAAAAACAGCTAAAAGAGATTGAAAAGGATTTTGACAGCTTAATGCTCACAATTCCTAGCATTCCTTCAGAAGACACACCAATTGGGGCGTCAGATGCCGACAACGTAGAAATAAAAAAGGTTGGCGAACCTCCTCATTTCAATTTTACGCCATTAGACCACATTGAATTGAGTAAAAAACTAGGTCTTATAGATTTTGAAAAAGGGGCAAATATTGCAGGAAGTAGAAGTTACTTTCTCATTGGGGCTGGAGCAGAGTTAGAAAGAGCTGTGCATTCTCTCGCGCTCGATCTTTTAAAATCAAGAGGCTACAAGCAAATGAGCGTTCCTGTTCTTGTTAGAACTTCAGCAATGGAAGGTACAGGATATCTCCCAGGCGGTGCAGATCAGGCTTACTATATTGAAAAAGATGATATGTGGCTTGTAGGTACCTCGGAGGTTCCATTGGCGAGCTACCATCAAAATGACATTTTAGACAAAAACCAACTGCCAATTAAGCTTTGCGCCTGGTCTTCGTGTTTTCGTAGAGAGGCAGGAGCGGCTGGAAAAGATACAAAAGGACTTTACCGAGTTCATCAATTTCAAAAAATAGAACAAGTTGTCATTTGCGAACCAAACATTGAAAAAAGTGATCTATTACATGCAGAACTTTTGAAAAATGCAGAAGATTTGCTTCAATTGCTTGAGCTTCCATATAGAGTTGTAAAAGTTTGCACAGGAGATCTTGGTCAAGGACAAGTCAAAAAACATGACATTGAAACTTGGATGCCAGGTAGAAATAATTATGGCGAGACTCATAGTTGCTCTAGTTTTTATGACTATCAAGCAAGACGTTTAAAAATAAGATCTCGTGATGATAAAGGTAAAACTCAATTTTGTTTTACGTTAAATAATACAGCAATTGCAACGCCAAGAGTTTTAATACCACTATTAGAAAACCATCAAACACATGATGGATTTATTAAAATACCAAAGGCACTGCAAAAATATATGAATGGACAAGAGTTTATCAAAATGGATCAATAA
- the hutH gene encoding histidine ammonia-lyase — translation MNIKNEFLINPGKIGLNELRDIFFEKYNFFKLPKYSIEIMSNSVKSVDKLICNKDLKTVYGVNTGFGKLANTKIELEDLSSLQRNLILSHSAGVGEFLDNKTVTLISILKISSLARGYSGVRYELLEALLKLINNQYFPCIPIKGSVGASGDLAPLAHLVCPLIGEGMVQNNGKKIPALQALQECNIKKFELLPLEGLSLLNGTQVSTALALVGLFKIQDVFSSAIISGAMTLTALNGRADAFDSRIHELRGHKGQMWVAQKMRELVNQNESIENKKEMRVQDPYSLRCQPQVLGACLDNINFVSNTLGIEANAVTNNPISLFETDEFISGGNFHAEPVAFASDILAFVCTEISSISERRIALMLDSNFTGLPDFLVYNSGLNSGFMIAHVTAASLVSENKSRSFPCSVDSIPTSANQEDHVSMATHAAYRLNELADNSGYVIAIELLAACQAYDLNKNKKFPEKLKNIYTEIRSFVPFYEKDRYFSSDIEIIKKNFLHNKFNFFN, via the coding sequence ATGAATATTAAAAATGAATTTTTAATTAATCCTGGAAAAATAGGATTAAATGAACTCAGAGATATTTTTTTTGAAAAATATAACTTTTTTAAATTGCCTAAATATAGTATTGAAATTATGAGTAATTCTGTAAAATCAGTCGATAAATTAATTTGTAATAAAGATCTTAAAACTGTTTATGGCGTTAATACAGGATTTGGAAAACTTGCGAATACTAAAATAGAACTAGAAGATCTCTCAAGTTTACAGCGTAACTTAATATTATCTCATAGTGCTGGGGTTGGTGAATTTCTTGATAATAAAACAGTGACTTTAATTTCTATTCTAAAAATTTCAAGTTTAGCGAGAGGTTATTCTGGTGTCCGTTATGAGTTACTAGAAGCTTTACTAAAACTTATTAATAATCAATATTTTCCTTGTATTCCAATAAAAGGATCAGTCGGAGCATCAGGAGATCTTGCGCCACTTGCTCATTTAGTTTGCCCTCTAATTGGTGAAGGTATGGTTCAAAATAATGGTAAAAAGATACCAGCGCTTCAAGCATTACAAGAATGTAATATTAAAAAATTTGAACTATTACCTCTTGAAGGTTTATCATTATTAAATGGAACTCAAGTTTCTACAGCCTTGGCTTTAGTAGGATTATTTAAAATTCAAGACGTCTTTAGTTCAGCAATAATTTCTGGCGCTATGACTTTAACAGCATTAAATGGAAGAGCTGATGCTTTTGATTCGAGAATACACGAATTAAGAGGGCATAAAGGCCAAATGTGGGTAGCACAAAAAATGCGGGAATTAGTAAATCAAAATGAGAGTATTGAAAATAAAAAAGAAATGAGAGTACAAGATCCCTATTCGTTGCGTTGTCAACCGCAAGTTTTGGGAGCATGTCTTGATAATATAAACTTTGTCTCTAACACTCTTGGAATCGAAGCAAATGCGGTGACAAATAATCCAATTTCCTTATTTGAAACAGACGAATTTATTTCTGGCGGTAATTTTCATGCAGAGCCTGTTGCATTTGCGTCTGATATTTTAGCATTCGTTTGTACAGAAATATCATCTATTTCTGAAAGAAGGATTGCATTAATGCTAGATTCAAACTTTACTGGACTGCCTGATTTTCTTGTGTATAATAGCGGTTTAAATTCAGGTTTTATGATTGCGCACGTTACCGCTGCATCCTTGGTGAGTGAAAATAAATCGAGATCTTTTCCTTGTTCAGTAGATAGTATTCCAACCTCTGCAAATCAAGAAGATCATGTAAGCATGGCTACTCATGCTGCATATAGATTAAATGAATTAGCAGACAATTCAGGTTATGTGATAGCAATTGAATTATTAGCTGCTTGTCAAGCATATGATTTAAATAAAAATAAAAAATTTCCTGAAAAACTTAAAAATATTTATACAGAAATAAGAAGCTTTGTGCCATTTTATGAAAAAGATAGATATTTTTCGTCAGATATAGAGATTATTAAAAAAAATTTTTTGCACAATAAGTTTAACTTTTTTAATTAA
- a CDS encoding nucleotide exchange factor GrpE, translating to MFLRQKASFSAEEVSKEAKSEKKDSFNEEELGSDVSEAQGSSVSQKTENESKIAALEAEIATTQTKLAETHDRMLRIAADFDNTRKRLEKEKFDTRIYAIQEFAKDLLPVIDAFDKAMSAIEQSQINFETEEGKKVAGIVEGVGLVSKIFQDVVKKHGIEKLPGKDSPFNPAFHNAIAKVVDASVTQETVVDEFMAGYKIGERILRTAMVRVASPD from the coding sequence ATGTTTCTAAGGCAAAAAGCGAGTTTTTCGGCGGAAGAGGTTTCTAAAGAAGCTAAATCTGAAAAAAAAGATAGTTTTAACGAGGAAGAGCTCGGTTCAGATGTTTCTGAAGCTCAAGGCTCTAGTGTTTCACAAAAAACCGAAAACGAATCAAAGATTGCGGCTTTAGAAGCAGAAATTGCAACGACTCAAACAAAACTAGCTGAAACTCATGATAGAATGCTTCGTATTGCGGCTGATTTTGATAACACTAGAAAAAGACTAGAAAAAGAAAAGTTTGATACTCGCATTTATGCAATCCAAGAGTTTGCTAAAGATCTTCTTCCTGTCATTGACGCCTTTGATAAGGCAATGTCTGCCATTGAACAATCACAAATAAACTTTGAAACTGAAGAAGGTAAAAAAGTTGCTGGTATAGTGGAAGGAGTGGGTCTGGTTTCTAAAATTTTTCAAGATGTTGTAAAAAAACATGGAATCGAAAAATTGCCTGGAAAAGATAGCCCATTTAATCCTGCCTTTCATAACGCAATTGCAAAGGTTGTTGATGCATCGGTCACTCAGGAAACGGTTGTTGATGAGTTTATGGCGGGTTATAAAATTGGTGAGAGAATACTTAGGACAGCGATGGTTCGCGTGGCATCACCTGACTAG
- a CDS encoding deoxycytidylate deaminase has product MSSNCKELKEARKMFPVISVNYANRAPINRPTWDQYFLEIAAAVAKRSHDGETQVGVVIADENKRIMATGYNGFPPGSDDLSLPNLRPDKYPFMVHAEVNAIAASRQDLRGSTLYCTFSPCRDCAKAIITAGIKNVVFKNSYNNDDYLFVMNFLNSCGVATKHVPD; this is encoded by the coding sequence ATGAGTTCAAATTGTAAGGAGTTAAAAGAAGCGCGTAAAATGTTTCCGGTTATTAGTGTGAATTATGCAAATCGTGCTCCAATAAATAGACCAACTTGGGATCAGTATTTTTTAGAGATTGCAGCAGCGGTCGCAAAGAGAAGTCATGATGGTGAAACTCAAGTTGGAGTTGTGATCGCAGATGAAAATAAAAGAATTATGGCGACAGGTTATAATGGGTTTCCACCAGGTAGCGACGATCTCAGTTTGCCTAACTTGCGTCCAGATAAGTATCCTTTTATGGTACACGCTGAAGTCAATGCGATTGCTGCATCTCGTCAAGATTTAAGGGGAAGTACACTTTATTGTACATTTAGCCCTTGTCGTGATTGTGCAAAAGCTATTATTACTGCTGGGATTAAAAATGTAGTATTTAAGAATTCTTATAACAATGATGATTATTTGTTTGTCATGAATTTCTTGAATTCTTGTGGGGTTGCAACTAAGCATGTGCCGGATTAG
- a CDS encoding aminotransferase class V-fold PLP-dependent enzyme, protein MSKIFYKNKRVYFDCNATTPVLKEALDAAIYTMKNSFGNPSSIHIDGIEAKLIIEKSREKFSLFINSSNSEIYFTSGATEGIQISVISVLRQYISLKRQNKNIINKKILISATEHKAVFHAVDYWIEVLELDLEIIIIGVDKFGHLNIHEIEEHAGEAFFLCTMAVNNETGLITNLKQIEKIIRSQKNYVYWLVDYVQALGKLNVNVKNPLIDYACFSGHKIHAPKGVGVLYVKNDAPLSPFILGGGQERGIRAGTENLPGIAAIGTVVNLLNQKKNGIFCETINSKSELNEFRNILIEAIHKSFSMVIINTDLNASVATTLNFSVFGITSSEMMSIMDAAGISVSGGSACNSSSKKFSHVLSAMKLPEWQKANAIRLSFSFTTTKDEILTGAKKIIKIGSVLKKTNLISTKNIYNYLIQNFFKREKLFEIINFKYENSYTWLLTDNFSNSCIIINPISELAQKILNYVHCQNINIIDILNVNSKSESELAKEYFLKSIKISNKNDDNNGLDHKSIFNFSGWKIEQIKKKNQDFEEYCYIIYDNNLKNYPIIAFVDSLCSGDYFNKFEPNFLKYNDKKLPRKINLFDNKTIICYFKDFNESMITTWGAEEKSDSFVKNDQYLISYEDLKNDHYLIFDVRDSYEAMLSKYFNCLCFENNYSNIPLSYFVNLVFDLIYNGKIISTKKIVFLCSTGKRSLFAAKILRKIGFKNVWSVAGGLALLKLNNNKFKFID, encoded by the coding sequence ATGAGTAAAATTTTTTATAAAAATAAAAGAGTTTATTTTGACTGTAATGCAACAACTCCGGTATTAAAAGAAGCACTAGATGCTGCAATTTATACTATGAAAAATTCATTTGGGAATCCTAGTAGCATTCATATTGATGGAATTGAAGCTAAACTTATTATAGAAAAATCAAGAGAAAAATTTAGTTTATTTATAAATTCAAGTAACTCAGAAATTTATTTTACAAGTGGTGCAACAGAGGGAATACAAATTTCTGTGATATCTGTATTAAGACAATATATAAGTTTAAAAAGACAAAATAAAAATATTATTAATAAAAAAATATTAATCTCAGCTACCGAACATAAAGCTGTTTTTCATGCAGTTGACTATTGGATTGAAGTGCTAGAACTTGACTTAGAGATTATTATTATAGGTGTTGATAAATTTGGTCATCTAAATATTCATGAAATTGAGGAGCATGCAGGAGAAGCTTTTTTTCTGTGTACTATGGCAGTCAATAATGAAACAGGATTAATTACAAATTTAAAACAAATTGAAAAAATTATAAGATCACAAAAAAATTATGTTTATTGGTTAGTGGACTATGTGCAGGCATTAGGAAAATTAAATGTTAACGTAAAAAATCCTTTAATTGATTACGCATGTTTTAGTGGTCATAAAATTCATGCCCCAAAAGGAGTTGGCGTATTATATGTAAAAAATGATGCACCTTTATCTCCATTTATTTTAGGTGGAGGACAAGAAAGAGGAATTCGTGCTGGTACAGAGAATTTACCAGGTATTGCTGCAATAGGAACTGTTGTAAATTTACTCAATCAAAAAAAGAATGGAATTTTTTGCGAAACAATAAATTCAAAATCAGAACTCAATGAGTTTAGAAATATTTTAATTGAAGCTATTCACAAATCATTTTCAATGGTTATAATCAACACCGATCTCAATGCATCAGTTGCAACTACACTGAATTTTTCTGTATTCGGAATTACATCAAGCGAAATGATGAGTATCATGGACGCTGCAGGTATAAGCGTGAGTGGAGGTTCTGCCTGTAATTCAAGCTCTAAAAAATTTAGTCATGTTTTGAGCGCAATGAAGCTACCAGAATGGCAAAAGGCGAATGCGATTAGGTTATCTTTTAGTTTTACAACTACAAAAGATGAAATTTTAACTGGAGCAAAAAAAATTATTAAAATTGGTTCAGTGCTAAAAAAAACAAACTTAATTTCAACTAAAAATATTTATAACTATTTAATTCAAAATTTTTTTAAGCGTGAAAAATTATTTGAAATTATTAATTTTAAGTATGAAAACTCTTATACTTGGTTGTTGACGGATAATTTTTCTAATTCATGTATTATTATTAACCCAATTTCTGAATTGGCTCAAAAAATTTTAAATTATGTTCATTGTCAAAATATTAATATTATTGATATTTTAAATGTGAATTCAAAATCAGAAAGCGAGTTAGCAAAAGAATATTTTTTAAAAAGCATTAAAATTAGTAATAAAAATGATGATAATAATGGATTAGATCATAAAAGTATTTTTAATTTTTCTGGTTGGAAAATAGAACAAATAAAAAAGAAAAACCAAGATTTTGAAGAATACTGCTATATTATATATGATAATAATTTAAAAAATTATCCGATTATCGCTTTTGTTGATAGCTTATGCTCAGGGGACTATTTTAATAAATTCGAGCCTAATTTTTTAAAATATAATGATAAAAAATTACCTAGAAAAATTAATTTATTTGATAATAAAACAATAATCTGTTATTTTAAAGATTTTAATGAATCAATGATAACTACATGGGGTGCAGAAGAAAAAAGTGATAGTTTTGTAAAAAATGATCAATATTTAATTAGTTATGAAGACTTAAAAAATGATCATTATTTGATTTTTGATGTTAGAGATTCATATGAAGCAATGCTTTCTAAGTATTTTAACTGTTTGTGTTTTGAAAATAATTATAGTAATATTCCTTTAAGCTATTTTGTCAATTTAGTATTTGATTTGATTTATAATGGAAAAATAATATCTACAAAAAAAATTGTATTTTTGTGTTCTACAGGTAAAAGATCATTATTTGCAGCAAAAATTTTAAGAAAAATAGGTTTTAAAAATGTATGGAGCGTGGCAGGGGGACTCGCTTTATTAAAATTAAATAATAATAAATTTAAATTTATAGATTAA
- the groES gene encoding co-chaperone GroES, protein MKIRPLSDRILVKRVAEETKTAGGILIPDNAKEKPAEAMVVAVGNGKVLADGKVRAIDVKVGDRILFSKYSGTEVKIDGEEHLILREEEILGVIG, encoded by the coding sequence ATGAAAATTCGTCCACTTTCCGATCGTATTTTAGTAAAACGTGTTGCAGAAGAAACTAAAACAGCTGGGGGTATCTTAATACCAGATAATGCCAAAGAAAAACCTGCGGAAGCAATGGTTGTGGCAGTTGGTAACGGCAAGGTGTTAGCGGATGGAAAAGTTCGCGCAATTGATGTTAAAGTTGGTGATCGCATTTTATTCAGTAAATACAGCGGGACTGAAGTTAAAATTGATGGCGAAGAGCATCTTATCCTGCGTGAAGAAGAAATTCTTGGTGTAATTGGTTGA
- a CDS encoding ABC transporter substrate-binding protein gives MKTQILSYIKIIFLALIICNKSTSYAGNKDIVVVESYSKEYKWDVDYDKEIKNRLGNQYQLHFFEMNTKKVPKSEHEKRGQEALKFINKISPILVILGDDAALKFVGPTLEKNKIKTVYLGVNNNPRAYFDTEPKYVTGVLERPLIRRSSIFIKDIIPKAKKVLILFDNDRTSEIVHEDFFSKKPSVDFSGIIYDIFLVSKFANWQKLVLDANKNYDAIILGLYATLTDANNSNVDSEKVLQWTSENSKLPLFAFWDFTVAKQKAMGGLVITGASQGKAAAELAIKLLNNPNTLPSSIFPIYLQEGKFIFSKYELNKRKLALPKEILNETIFVE, from the coding sequence TTGAAGACTCAAATTTTATCTTACATAAAAATTATTTTTTTGGCATTAATTATATGTAATAAAAGCACATCTTATGCTGGCAATAAGGATATCGTTGTCGTTGAAAGCTACAGCAAAGAATATAAATGGGATGTTGATTACGACAAAGAAATAAAAAATCGCCTTGGTAATCAATATCAACTTCATTTTTTTGAAATGAATACAAAAAAAGTCCCAAAAAGCGAACATGAAAAGCGCGGTCAAGAAGCATTAAAATTTATTAATAAGATTAGTCCTATTCTTGTTATACTTGGAGATGATGCTGCTTTAAAATTTGTAGGTCCTACTCTTGAAAAGAATAAAATTAAAACTGTTTATTTAGGAGTTAATAATAATCCTAGAGCATATTTTGATACTGAACCAAAATACGTCACAGGAGTCCTTGAAAGACCTTTAATAAGAAGATCTTCAATATTTATTAAGGATATTATTCCTAAAGCTAAAAAGGTATTAATTCTATTTGATAATGATAGAACCTCTGAAATTGTTCATGAAGATTTTTTTTCTAAAAAACCCTCTGTTGATTTTTCTGGAATTATTTATGATATATTTTTAGTCTCTAAGTTTGCAAATTGGCAAAAACTCGTTTTAGATGCTAATAAAAATTATGATGCAATCATTTTAGGTCTTTATGCGACCCTCACAGATGCTAATAACTCGAATGTAGATTCTGAAAAAGTTTTACAATGGACTTCTGAAAATTCGAAACTACCCCTATTTGCTTTTTGGGATTTTACTGTTGCCAAGCAAAAAGCAATGGGCGGTCTTGTTATTACAGGAGCCAGCCAAGGCAAAGCTGCTGCAGAATTAGCAATCAAACTTTTAAATAATCCTAATACACTTCCAAGTTCAATATTTCCAATTTATTTGCAAGAAGGTAAATTTATTTTCAGCAAATATGAACTCAACAAAAGAAAATTAGCTTTGCCAAAAGAAATTTTAAACGAAACAATATTTGTTGAATAA
- the groL gene encoding chaperonin GroEL (60 kDa chaperone family; promotes refolding of misfolded polypeptides especially under stressful conditions; forms two stacked rings of heptamers to form a barrel-shaped 14mer; ends can be capped by GroES; misfolded proteins enter the barrel where they are refolded when GroES binds), translating into MSVKMINFGEDARKKILEGVNTLADAVKVTMGPKGRNVAIDKSFGAPTVTKDGVTVAKEIELEDKFENLGAQMVKEVASKTSDVAGDGTTTATVLAQAIYREGVKLVAAGHNPMDLKRGIDKAVNEIISELKKISKPISSHEEIKNVAAISANSDYEIGDFIADAMKEVGKQGVIQIEEAKGMKTTLDVVKGMQFDRGYLSNYFVNEPEKMEVNYEDAYVLIFDKKLSSLKDLVPILEKVVRTGKPLLIIAEDVEGEALAALVLNRLRANLKIVAVKAPGFGDRRRDMLEDIAILTGATVISEEQGMKLDSATIEQLGLAKRIRCDKDNTTIIDGHGEGKKIEARIKQINKQIEDTTSEYDREKLQERLAKLSGGVAVIRVGAATESEMKEKKARVDDALHATRAAVEEGIVPGGGVALIRSKKVLSTLREKVSSEERFGIDIIARAAEEPLRQIVANGGHEPSVILNKVVESNKASEGFDAKKECFVDMFAEGILDPTKVTRSALQNAASVASLLLTTECMIAERPKEEKAAPSMGGGYPGMM; encoded by the coding sequence ATGTCAGTTAAAATGATTAATTTTGGCGAAGATGCTCGTAAAAAAATATTAGAGGGCGTAAATACTCTTGCTGATGCTGTTAAAGTAACTATGGGACCAAAAGGTCGCAATGTTGCGATTGATAAGTCTTTTGGTGCGCCAACAGTTACTAAAGATGGTGTTACTGTTGCAAAAGAAATTGAGCTTGAAGATAAATTTGAAAATTTGGGCGCTCAAATGGTAAAAGAAGTTGCTTCTAAAACTTCTGATGTTGCAGGTGATGGCACAACGACAGCCACTGTTCTTGCTCAAGCAATTTATCGCGAAGGCGTTAAACTTGTTGCAGCGGGCCACAATCCTATGGATTTAAAGCGTGGTATTGATAAAGCTGTAAATGAAATTATTTCTGAACTTAAAAAAATTAGTAAACCAATTTCTAGTCACGAAGAGATTAAAAATGTTGCAGCAATTTCTGCAAATTCTGACTATGAAATCGGTGATTTTATTGCAGATGCAATGAAGGAAGTTGGTAAACAAGGCGTTATTCAAATTGAAGAAGCTAAAGGAATGAAAACAACTTTAGACGTTGTTAAAGGGATGCAATTTGATCGCGGGTATCTTTCAAATTACTTTGTGAATGAACCTGAAAAAATGGAAGTTAATTACGAAGATGCATATGTTCTTATTTTTGATAAGAAATTATCTTCTTTGAAAGATCTTGTGCCAATTCTAGAAAAAGTTGTTCGCACTGGAAAGCCTCTATTGATTATAGCAGAAGATGTTGAAGGCGAGGCGCTTGCAGCACTTGTTCTCAATCGTTTGCGTGCTAATTTAAAGATTGTTGCTGTTAAAGCACCTGGTTTTGGTGATCGCCGTAGAGATATGCTTGAAGATATTGCTATTTTAACTGGTGCTACAGTTATTTCTGAAGAGCAAGGAATGAAACTTGACTCGGCAACTATTGAACAATTGGGACTTGCGAAAAGAATTCGCTGTGACAAAGATAATACAACAATTATTGATGGACACGGTGAAGGCAAAAAGATCGAAGCTCGTATTAAGCAAATTAATAAGCAAATTGAAGATACAACTTCAGAATACGATCGTGAAAAACTTCAAGAGCGTCTTGCTAAATTATCTGGTGGTGTTGCTGTAATTCGTGTTGGTGCTGCAACAGAATCTGAAATGAAAGAAAAGAAAGCTCGTGTTGATGATGCTCTTCATGCGACCCGTGCTGCTGTGGAAGAAGGCATTGTTCCTGGCGGTGGCGTTGCTCTTATTCGTTCTAAAAAAGTACTCAGCACTCTCCGTGAAAAAGTCTCTTCTGAAGAACGCTTTGGAATAGATATTATTGCGCGTGCAGCAGAAGAACCCCTTCGCCAAATTGTTGCAAACGGCGGGCATGAACCTTCTGTAATTTTAAATAAAGTTGTAGAAAGCAACAAGGCTAGTGAAGGTTTTGATGCTAAAAAAGAATGCTTTGTTGATATGTTTGCAGAAGGGATTCTTGATCCAACTAAAGTAACTCGTTCTGCATTGCAAAATGCTGCATCTGTTGCATCATTATTACTAACTACTGAGTGCATGATTGCTGAGCGTCCAAAAGAAGAAAAAGCGGCTCCTTCAATGGGCGGCGGATATCCTGGAATGATGTAA